Genomic window (Calorimonas adulescens):
GAATTGACCCGGGCAGTAGGAGAACTGGACGAAGAGAAAGTAACAGAAATGCTGACAGAATTTGTGAACTCAAAGCCCACAGAAGAAGAGGCTCAGAAAGTAGTCAACGCATGCCAGCAGGGGATGGGAACTGTTGGAGATTTATTTGAAAAGGGCGAATACTTTGTGGGTGACCTCATCTTTGCCGGAGAGCTTCTCACTGAAGCCATTAATATTTTAAAGCCGGTGATAGGCGGCAAAAGCGAGTCAAAAGTGGGAACGATTGTCCTTGGCACAGTCCACGGCGACCTGCATGACATAGGCAAAAACATTTTCAGAAGCATGGCCGAGGCAGCAGGTTTTGTAGTGTATGATCTGGGCATAGACCAGCCGGTGGAAAACTTTGTAGAAAAGG
Coding sequences:
- a CDS encoding cobalamin B12-binding domain-containing protein; this translates as MTRAVGELDEEKVTEMLTEFVNSKPTEEEAQKVVNACQQGMGTVGDLFEKGEYFVGDLIFAGELLTEAINILKPVIGGKSESKVGTIVLGTVHGDLHDIGKNIFRSMAEAAGFVVYDLGIDQPVENFVEKVKEVKPEIVGLSGVLTLAIESMKDTIDGLKQAGLRDKVKVIIGGNPVTKEACEYVGADAFTTNAAEGVKICQGWVK